The Micromonospora sp. NBC_00421 DNA window GCCGGTGATCTCTTCGATTCGGGCGATGTAGCGGCGGGCGTTCTCCGGCAGCTCGTCCTCGGTGCGCGCCTTGCTGATGTCCTCCCACCAACCGTCGTGCTCTTCGTAGATCGGGGTGGCGTGGTGGAAGTCGGTCTGCGTCATCGGCATGTCGTCGAAGCGTTCGCCGTTGATCTCGTACCCGATGCAGAGCGGGACCTTGGGCAGGCCGGTGAGCACGTCCAGCTTGGTGATGACCAGGTCGGTGACGCCGTTGAGGCGGCAGGAGTACCGGGCGACGACGGCGTCGAACCAGCCGCAGCGGCGTTCCCGGCCGGTGGTGGTGCCGTACTCGTGGCCGACCTTACGCAGGTGCTGGCCGTTGTCGTCGAACAGCTCGGTCGGGAACGGGCCGGACCCGACCCGGGTGGTGTACGCCTTGCTCACCGCGATGACCCCGGTGATCGCGGTCGGCGGGATGCCCGCGCCCACGCACGCCCCACCGGCCGTCGGGTTCGACGAGGTGACGAAGGGGTACGTGCCGTGGTCCATGTCGAGCATGGTGGCCTGGGCGCCCTCCAGCAGCACCGTCTCGCCCCGGTCCAGGGCGTCCCAGAGCATCACCCGGGTCTCCGCGATGTACGGCCGCAGCCGCTCCGCGTACCGCAGGTATTCCTCGACGGTCTCGTCGACGTCGATGGCCTTACGGTTGTAGACCTTGAACAACAGCTGGTTCTTCTCGCGCAGCGCGAGTTCCAGCTTCTTGCGCAGGATGCCCGGGTCGAGCAGGTCCTGGAGCCGGATGCCCATCCGGGCGACCTTGTCGCCGTAGGCCGGGCCGATGCCGCGCCCGGTGGTGCCGATCCGGGCCGAGCCGAGGTAGCGCTCCACCACCCGGTCCAACGCCCGGTGGTGCGGCATGATCAGGTGCGCGTCCCCGGAGATCCGCAACCGGGACACGTCCACCCCGCGCTCGGCGAGCCCGTCGATCTCGGCGAGCAGCACCTTGGGATCGACCACCACCCCGTTGCCGATGACGATCATGGCACTCGGGGAGAGCGCCCCCGACGGCATCAGGTGCAGCGCGTACTTCTGCCCGTCCGGGGTGATCACCGTGTGGCCGGCGTTGTTGCCGCCGGAGTAGCGCACGACGTAGTCGACCCGCTCACCCAGCAGGTCGGTAACCTTGCCCTTGCCCTCGTCGCCCCACTGAGCACCGATGAGCACGATCGCTGGCATCTTTTCCGCCTCCAGAAGGCTCGGGTGCCAGGTGGCGACCGGTTGGCGAGCCCGGGGTGTCAGGCTAACAAGTAGGGACGGCGTGGCCGGCAGGGGTTCACGTCGGAGGTCAGGAGGCCCGGTTTGTACGACGTGGTGCTGCTCACCCTCGGCTCGGAGCGGGACGCTCCAGGTGGGGGCTGCGGAAGCGGCGACGCCTGCTGCGGCGGCACCTCCGACCCCGCCGGGAAGCCGCCCGCCGCGCAGCCCGACGCAGGCAGCCAGACCAACACGGGCGGGGAGCGCTGTGCGACGCCGCGCGTCCCGGTGCTGGCCTGTGCCGACGAGCTGACCGCCCGGGGTGCCCGGGTGGAGACCGTGACCGCATACTCCGACGCCGAGGTCGACGAGGTGCTGGCCCGGCTGGACGCCCCGGCCCGTCCCGACGGCCTCACCTGGCCCGACCCGGACAGCAAGGTCCGGCTGGTCGTCGCCGCCGCCAGCGACGCCCAGCTGCGCGCCGTCGTGCGTCGGCTGGTCCGCCGGTACGCCCCACCGCCGAGCCGCCGCCCGGCCGAGCTGGCCGGCAACCGTACGGTGCCCGATCTGCCGCCGATCGGGGTACTCCCGCTCGATCCGGCCCGGGGTGGCCCGCACCGGGACCTGGTCGCGCAGCTCGGTCTGCCCCGGGAACCGGCGGCGGTGGCGGCGGCGGTGCTCGACGGCGGCGTACGCCGACTCGACCTGCTGCGCAACGACGGCGGCTCGGTGACCCTGGACGGCGCGTTGCTCGGCGCGGCAGACGACGCGGGCCGGCCGCTGCACTGGCGCGGCCGGGTCGAGGTGGACGACGCGGTGCTCTCCGACGGCACCGACCCGATCCTGGCCTGCGCGATCGGCAATGCCGGCGGGTACGCCACCCTCGACTCGCTGCCCCTGCTCACCGCCGGCGACCCGGCCGACGGGCTGGTGGAGGTCGCGGTGGCCGTTCCCGTGCCGGCCCGCTCCACGTTGGGTAGGAAGAGGAAGATCCGGTACGAGGTGCGTCGGGCCCGGGGCCGGGCGGTGGCCGTGATCCCCCGCGACGAACGGGTGCCCTTCCTCGACGACGGCGTCGAGGGTGAGCTGAGCCGCAAGCGGTCCTGGTGGACCGAGCCCGGAGCCTGGGCGGTCTACCAGGGCTGACCACCACCCGCGTCCGTCACCCGGCGTGACGGGACCGGGACGGCCTATCCTCGGCGGGAGGAATGGGGGAGGAGCCGTGGTGGACGACAACGCCGACCGGGCAGGACTGCCCGGCCAGCAGCCGGTGCCGGAGCGGGACATCGAACCGCTCTGGCCGCCCGACCCGGCCGATGCGGTGCCGCACTGGGCCGGCGAGCCCGCGCCGGTGTACCCGCCGACGGCGTACCCGTCGCTCGCCGCGGAGGTCACCCCGACGCCGCCCGACGGTGGTTGGGCCCCGCCCGGGTACGACGGTCAGCTGGATCTCGATCTGCCGTTCACCCTGGACCCGTCGCTCGCCGGCCCACCGTCGCCACCCGCCGGGCCTGCCCCCGGGCCTGGTCAGGCGACGCACACGAACCCACCGAACGGCCTGGCTCACTTTGTCCCACCGGCCCGTCCGGGCCACGGGAGCGGCCTGACCGACGGGACCGACCCGACCGAGTCGGATCTTGAGGGGTCTCCACCCTCGGCGGGGCCTGAACCTCCCGGGATCCGCGGAGCCGGCCCGGATCCGACGTCGGATGCGACGGGCGTGGCGGCGGTGTCGGCACCGCACGCCGGCCGGGGCGAGTCGCCGTGGGCGCTGCCGCCCCAGCGGCTCTCGGGCGGTGCCGATGAACCCGGCAGAGCCGAAGGTCCGCGCCGGGCCGAGGTGGTGCCCGCTGCCGCCGTTCACCCCTACCCGGCACCCACCGCACCGCCGCCGCTCCCGCCCACCTCGCCACCAGCACTTCCCGCCGCACCCGGCCCGACCGCCTCGGCACCGACCGGACCAGGGCCGGTGGATCCCGGATCGACCCGCCCGGAGTCGACGGGCGGGACAGGACCGGTGCCGCCCCCACAGCAGTCACCGGGGGGTTGGTACCGACCCTCCTGGCCGGAGCAGCCGGCCCCGGTCGGGGCGACCCCACCGGCCAGTCCCGACCCGGCGGCCCTGACCGGATACCCGGAACTGGGCTGGTCGCCGGAGAGCGGGGTCGCGCCGACCGCCGAGGACTTCGCCCGCCGCCGGCAGATCCGACCGGCCGAGCCGATCGCCACGAT harbors:
- a CDS encoding adenylosuccinate synthase; protein product: MPAIVLIGAQWGDEGKGKVTDLLGERVDYVVRYSGGNNAGHTVITPDGQKYALHLMPSGALSPSAMIVIGNGVVVDPKVLLAEIDGLAERGVDVSRLRISGDAHLIMPHHRALDRVVERYLGSARIGTTGRGIGPAYGDKVARMGIRLQDLLDPGILRKKLELALREKNQLLFKVYNRKAIDVDETVEEYLRYAERLRPYIAETRVMLWDALDRGETVLLEGAQATMLDMDHGTYPFVTSSNPTAGGACVGAGIPPTAITGVIAVSKAYTTRVGSGPFPTELFDDNGQHLRKVGHEYGTTTGRERRCGWFDAVVARYSCRLNGVTDLVITKLDVLTGLPKVPLCIGYEINGERFDDMPMTQTDFHHATPIYEEHDGWWEDISKARTEDELPENARRYIARIEEITGTRVSVVGVGPGREENVIRHPLLP
- a CDS encoding chromosome partitioning protein is translated as MDDNADRAGLPGQQPVPERDIEPLWPPDPADAVPHWAGEPAPVYPPTAYPSLAAEVTPTPPDGGWAPPGYDGQLDLDLPFTLDPSLAGPPSPPAGPAPGPGQATHTNPPNGLAHFVPPARPGHGSGLTDGTDPTESDLEGSPPSAGPEPPGIRGAGPDPTSDATGVAAVSAPHAGRGESPWALPPQRLSGGADEPGRAEGPRRAEVVPAAAVHPYPAPTAPPPLPPTSPPALPAAPGPTASAPTGPGPVDPGSTRPESTGGTGPVPPPQQSPGGWYRPSWPEQPAPVGATPPASPDPAALTGYPELGWSPESGVAPTAEDFARRRQIRPAEPIATMGVRAMVNRIGLVKLPPGQHEQELKRDIEMVRRNFGGLRQVTVVNPKGGAGKTVAILLLAMTFGQKRGGYVLAWDNNETQGTLGMRAQQDFHSRTVRDMLRDLGQFQGPHGRIGDLSQYVRSQGEGMFDVLASDESATGGEMLTAAAFAEIREVVSRFYKLIFVDTGNNVRAQNWQAAMDATDQLVVTMSARNDSAETAARMLDHLEQSGRHRLVRQAVTVVSMPPSRKEIDLPAIQEHFAARTRAVLLAPYERLIDTGEPIRYGGLSSATRDAWLKIAAAVAEGL